Proteins from a single region of Methanoculleus taiwanensis:
- the cfbD gene encoding Ni-sirohydrochlorin a,c-diamide reductive cyclase catalytic subunit, with the protein MHYIQPRPSSIVAALYTARDLGVDVAVLHGPSGCSFKHARLLEEDGMRVLTTSLADNEFIFGGQEALERVLRYAEENFSPHRIAVVGTCVAMIIGEDLPSAIRDSGITTPAIAIDIHAGYRENIEGVIATLEPAAAAGWISEDELARQRHLLAKANEVERLRGAACKTYIEPSRGDLKHVAAGRLLELARSGARGVAIMNAKKETAYMFADELVALHDACPEADVTYIANLEDRGLPKVREDGARILAGMQGRGVDPELLGALDEYGANGTAIGERLRALSPDYALIVGVPHAVPPEYTEGIEVISITNGPRQVEPLRDIGHAHVVVEVDLHPKTLGVREIVESEFGAVLRSLV; encoded by the coding sequence ATGCACTACATTCAACCAAGGCCGAGCTCGATCGTGGCGGCGCTCTACACCGCACGCGACCTCGGGGTCGACGTCGCCGTCCTGCACGGGCCGTCGGGCTGCTCGTTTAAACACGCCCGGCTCCTCGAGGAGGACGGGATGCGTGTCCTGACCACTTCGCTCGCCGACAACGAGTTCATCTTCGGCGGCCAGGAGGCGCTCGAGCGGGTGCTCCGCTACGCCGAAGAGAACTTCTCGCCCCACCGCATCGCGGTCGTCGGCACCTGCGTCGCGATGATCATCGGCGAGGATCTCCCGTCGGCTATCCGCGACTCCGGGATCACGACGCCGGCGATAGCGATCGATATCCACGCTGGCTACCGCGAGAATATCGAAGGGGTCATCGCGACCCTCGAACCGGCGGCTGCGGCAGGCTGGATCAGCGAGGACGAACTCGCCCGGCAGCGCCACCTCCTTGCGAAGGCGAACGAGGTCGAGCGGCTCCGCGGAGCGGCCTGCAAGACGTACATCGAACCCTCCCGGGGCGATCTCAAGCACGTCGCGGCCGGGAGGCTCCTCGAACTCGCCCGTTCCGGCGCCCGGGGCGTCGCGATCATGAACGCCAAGAAAGAGACCGCCTACATGTTCGCCGACGAGCTCGTCGCGCTCCACGACGCCTGCCCGGAGGCGGACGTCACCTACATCGCGAACCTCGAGGATAGGGGCCTTCCGAAGGTGCGGGAGGACGGCGCCCGGATCCTCGCCGGGATGCAGGGCCGCGGCGTCGACCCCGAGCTCCTCGGGGCGCTCGACGAGTACGGGGCGAACGGCACCGCTATCGGCGAGCGGCTCCGCGCCCTCTCCCCGGACTACGCCCTCATCGTCGGGGTGCCGCACGCCGTTCCGCCGGAGTATACCGAAGGGATCGAGGTCATCTCGATCACGAACGGCCCCCGGCAGGTCGAGCCGCTCCGCGATATCGGCCACGCCCACGTGGTGGTCGAGGTCGACCTCCACCCGAAGACCCTCGGCGTCCGCGAGATCGTCGAGAGTGAGTTCGGCGCCGTGCTGCGGAGCCTCGTATGA
- a CDS encoding fasciclin domain-containing protein encodes MKNIIETAQEDARLTTLVRAIAAAGMDTTLAGEGRYTLFAPADEAFSKMPEGLLDELLANRRRLIAILSYHVVSGKLTSQELQTMESIKTLLGDHVDIEASEGVLRVNNARIIESDIEGSNGICHIIDTVLIPCVAEARIVR; translated from the coding sequence ATGAAGAATATTATCGAGACTGCACAGGAGGACGCGAGGCTCACCACCCTCGTGCGTGCGATTGCGGCGGCCGGTATGGATACGACCCTCGCCGGTGAGGGGCGGTATACCCTCTTTGCTCCGGCGGACGAAGCGTTCTCGAAGATGCCGGAGGGGCTGCTCGACGAACTCCTCGCGAATCGCCGGAGGCTGATTGCTATCCTCTCCTACCATGTCGTCTCCGGCAAACTGACGAGCCAGGAACTGCAGACGATGGAGTCGATCAAGACGCTCCTGGGCGATCACGTCGATATCGAAGCCTCTGAAGGAGTTCTCAGGGTGAACAACGCACGGATAATCGAGAGCGATATCGAGGGCAGCAACGGTATCTGCCACATCATCGATACGGTGCTGATCCCGTGTGTGGCGGAAGCCCGGATTGTACGATAG
- a CDS encoding ATP-binding protein, giving the protein MIREFVDRETERALLEEEWEKDGGRLIILYGRRRIGKTRLVTEFIRGKEGILHFAEDTAPQIQIRRLQEAVARFFADPLLASLELATWDQLFTYLAGKNLPERRYLVIDEFTYLIKNDPTILSALQKAWDTALAESNWCILLSGSMLGLMTDAALSYTSPLYGRRTRDMLLGALRFADARKLLPAFSFQDALKVHLTIGGIPEYLLKAGDYADYAGFVEREFWSRYGYFYREPSFLLAQEFRELKTYQAILNAVAVGNTAPGAIAQFCGMDARHLYPYLEAMTRLGIIEKELPLLGSKRQGLYRIRDSLFDFWYNFVFSRRQAIETENHPADAVDLNPYFGKQFEVFVRSEFARSFLPGYTVGRWWYRGEEIDLVAVREEGGNIVFGECKWGNLTEQKTRGVLTRLVKKAEQVRHERYPHERFCLVAGGIEGKDRLREDGFLVYDIEDIEAACTAE; this is encoded by the coding sequence ATGATTAGGGAGTTCGTCGACCGCGAGACCGAGCGTGCCCTCCTCGAGGAGGAGTGGGAGAAGGACGGCGGGCGGCTGATCATCCTCTACGGGCGGCGCCGGATCGGCAAGACCCGGCTCGTCACCGAGTTCATCCGCGGAAAAGAGGGCATCCTCCACTTCGCCGAGGACACCGCGCCGCAGATTCAGATCCGGCGGCTGCAGGAGGCGGTAGCGCGGTTCTTCGCCGACCCGCTCCTCGCTTCGCTCGAGCTGGCGACCTGGGATCAGCTCTTCACCTACCTTGCGGGAAAAAACCTTCCTGAGCGGCGCTACCTCGTCATCGACGAGTTCACCTACCTGATCAAGAACGACCCGACCATCCTCTCCGCTCTCCAGAAGGCATGGGACACCGCTCTTGCAGAATCCAACTGGTGCATCCTCCTCTCGGGGTCGATGCTCGGGCTGATGACCGACGCTGCCCTCTCCTACACCTCCCCCCTCTACGGCCGGCGGACCCGGGACATGCTCCTCGGAGCGCTCCGGTTTGCGGATGCCCGAAAACTGCTCCCCGCCTTCTCCTTCCAGGACGCCCTCAAGGTGCACCTGACCATCGGCGGCATCCCCGAGTACCTCCTCAAGGCCGGGGACTATGCCGACTACGCCGGCTTCGTTGAGCGGGAGTTCTGGAGTAGGTACGGCTACTTCTACCGGGAGCCCTCCTTCCTCCTCGCGCAGGAGTTTCGGGAGCTGAAGACCTACCAGGCGATCCTGAACGCCGTCGCCGTCGGCAACACCGCACCCGGCGCCATCGCCCAGTTCTGCGGCATGGACGCCCGCCACCTCTACCCCTACCTCGAGGCGATGACCCGGCTCGGGATCATCGAAAAGGAATTGCCCCTCCTCGGCAGTAAACGGCAGGGGCTGTACCGGATCAGGGACTCGCTCTTCGACTTCTGGTACAACTTCGTCTTTTCACGCCGGCAGGCGATCGAGACGGAGAACCATCCGGCGGATGCCGTCGATCTGAACCCCTACTTTGGGAAACAGTTCGAGGTTTTCGTGCGGAGCGAGTTCGCCCGGAGCTTCCTGCCGGGGTATACCGTCGGGCGGTGGTGGTACCGCGGCGAGGAGATCGATCTCGTCGCCGTCCGGGAGGAGGGCGGCAATATCGTCTTTGGGGAGTGCAAGTGGGGGAACCTGACCGAGCAGAAGACCCGCGGCGTGCTCACGCGGCTCGTAAAAAAGGCGGAGCAGGTCCGGCACGAGCGGTACCCCCACGAGCGCTTCTGCCTCGTTGCCGGCGGTATCGAGGGGAAAGACCGGCTCCGCGAAGACGGCTTCCTCGTCTACGATATCGAGGATATCGAAGCGGCGTGTACCGCCGAGTAG
- a CDS encoding triphosphoribosyl-dephospho-CoA synthase, whose product MTDLPLTRSERAQLAMMLEVSAYPKPGNVDRCHDYADTRLEHFLASTIFVRPAFERAEHGDGRIGSLIREAVRLTSGHAGGNTHFGAYILLVPLLLGDGLEGALAAIRETDVEDAIDFYAAFALTAVRMGSDDELDVNDPESIRAIRERGMTLLDIMEYSSRSDMVAREWTNGYRLTRRGADLLHEHGCGRQAIVQAFMHLLAAEPDTFIAKKHGYEVAVRTMEHAREVVRGERDIAALDAECIVAGINPGSIADITIAAIYVALGEGWQWDC is encoded by the coding sequence ATGACGGATCTGCCGCTGACACGGTCTGAACGCGCCCAGCTCGCGATGATGCTGGAGGTCTCTGCCTACCCGAAACCCGGGAACGTCGACCGCTGCCACGACTACGCCGATACCCGGCTCGAACACTTCCTCGCCTCCACGATCTTCGTCCGGCCCGCCTTCGAGCGGGCGGAGCACGGGGACGGGCGGATCGGCTCCCTGATCAGGGAGGCCGTCCGACTCACGAGCGGTCATGCCGGCGGCAACACGCATTTCGGCGCCTATATCCTGCTCGTCCCCCTGCTCCTCGGCGACGGGCTGGAGGGCGCCCTTGCGGCGATCCGGGAGACGGATGTCGAGGATGCGATCGACTTTTACGCCGCCTTCGCTCTTACGGCAGTCCGGATGGGCAGCGACGACGAACTCGACGTGAACGACCCCGAGTCGATCCGGGCGATCCGCGAGCGGGGGATGACCCTGCTCGACATCATGGAGTACTCGAGCCGCAGCGATATGGTCGCCCGGGAGTGGACGAACGGCTACCGCCTGACCCGCCGCGGCGCCGATCTCCTGCACGAGCACGGGTGCGGGCGGCAGGCGATCGTGCAGGCGTTCATGCACCTCCTCGCAGCAGAGCCCGACACCTTCATCGCAAAGAAGCACGGCTACGAAGTCGCCGTCCGGACGATGGAACATGCACGGGAGGTCGTTCGGGGGGAGCGGGACATCGCGGCTCTCGACGCCGAGTGCATCGTCGCCGGTATCAATCCGGGTTCCATCGCCGATATCACCATCGCGGCGATCTACGTCGCCCTCGGGGAGGGATGGCAGTGGGACTGCTGA
- the cfbE gene encoding coenzyme F430 synthase, with protein sequence MRVLVLDTIHGGAEIARAARAAGHQVDEVDVYRGEAGIPVAEALRRRYDLVTAPVHLDPDHPLLRHHGAALSHHEAVRLLLEGRLPRPMIEITGSRGKTTTAHALAHLMAGSGILHTSSGTRQYPENRILWQKSITPASVIAAADAARECDGWLIAEESLGVTGAGDVAVLTSADDYPVAAGKKQALAEKCRSLRRAKTVVAPPGVAIPGPTVVSTDEAMSCSGTTLRYDYSGITGAFTNPLCSLAGYALPLALAATTACVLGIDPAPLAGFAALPGRMATRIEDGILIVDNANSGTNVATTVEAARYARRLSGNDPVTLVIGVLAQTVCEGFPAEEIGRAVGLVRPEHVVYAGEEWLASNKPHTAADLTEGLRVARSLTRRGSIVLAVKTWR encoded by the coding sequence ATGAGAGTCCTGGTGCTCGACACCATCCACGGCGGCGCCGAGATCGCCCGGGCGGCCCGGGCCGCCGGACACCAGGTGGACGAGGTGGACGTCTACCGGGGTGAGGCGGGGATCCCGGTCGCGGAAGCCCTTCGCCGGAGGTACGACCTCGTGACCGCCCCGGTGCACCTCGACCCCGATCATCCCCTTCTCCGGCACCACGGGGCCGCTCTCTCGCACCACGAGGCGGTGCGGCTGCTCCTCGAGGGCAGGCTGCCCCGCCCCATGATCGAGATCACCGGCTCCCGCGGGAAGACCACGACGGCGCACGCTCTCGCGCACCTGATGGCCGGGTCGGGGATTCTCCACACCTCTTCCGGCACCCGGCAGTATCCCGAGAACCGGATCCTCTGGCAGAAGAGTATCACGCCGGCATCGGTCATCGCCGCCGCGGATGCCGCGAGGGAGTGCGACGGCTGGCTGATCGCGGAGGAGTCGCTCGGGGTGACCGGGGCAGGGGACGTCGCGGTGCTGACGAGCGCCGACGACTATCCCGTCGCCGCCGGGAAGAAACAGGCGCTCGCCGAGAAATGCCGCTCGCTTCGCCGGGCGAAGACCGTGGTGGCGCCGCCCGGCGTCGCTATACCGGGCCCGACCGTCGTTTCGACGGACGAGGCGATGTCCTGCTCGGGCACGACCCTCCGCTACGACTACAGCGGCATCACCGGCGCGTTTACAAACCCGCTCTGCAGCCTCGCCGGCTACGCGCTCCCGCTCGCGCTCGCGGCGACGACCGCCTGCGTCCTCGGGATTGACCCCGCCCCGCTCGCCGGGTTCGCCGCCCTTCCCGGCAGGATGGCGACGCGGATCGAGGACGGCATTCTCATCGTCGACAACGCGAACAGCGGCACCAACGTCGCGACGACCGTCGAAGCCGCCCGGTACGCCCGCCGCCTCTCGGGGAACGATCCGGTCACCCTGGTCATCGGGGTGCTCGCACAGACTGTCTGCGAGGGGTTCCCGGCAGAGGAGATCGGGCGTGCCGTCGGGCTCGTCCGGCCCGAGCACGTCGTCTATGCCGGAGAGGAGTGGCTCGCGAGCAACAAACCGCATACGGCGGCCGATCTGACCGAAGGGCTCCGGGTAGCCCGTTCCCTGACCCGACGCGGGAGCATCGTGCTCGCCGTCAAGACATGGAGATAG
- the ilvE gene encoding branched-chain-amino-acid transaminase, producing MIIYLDGSYVPEAEAKISVFDHGLLYGDGVFEGIRAYNGKIFRLEAHLERLYDSAKTLDMQVPISREEMTEVIKETLRKNNLRDAYIRPVVTRGKGDLGLDPRKCPKPTVIVIAVSWGAMYGDLYEKGLKAVTVSVRRTPAESMPPNVKSLNYLNNILAKIEANYKGGDEAIFFDTNGYVSEGSGDNIFVVKNGEIITPPTLNNLRGITRLVVLEIARSLGITVREQNLGYYDLYSADEVFVTGTAAEVAPIRDIDGRVIGTGKPGPITRQMMAAFKHVTETEGTPIE from the coding sequence ATGATCATCTATCTTGACGGCAGCTATGTTCCCGAGGCGGAGGCGAAGATCTCGGTCTTCGACCACGGCCTGCTCTACGGGGACGGTGTTTTTGAGGGCATCCGCGCCTATAACGGGAAGATCTTCCGGCTGGAGGCGCACCTCGAGCGGCTCTACGACTCGGCCAAAACGCTCGACATGCAGGTCCCGATCTCCCGTGAGGAGATGACCGAGGTCATCAAAGAGACGCTCCGGAAGAACAATCTCCGCGACGCCTACATCCGCCCGGTCGTCACCCGCGGCAAGGGCGACCTCGGCCTCGACCCCCGCAAGTGCCCGAAGCCGACCGTAATCGTCATTGCGGTCTCGTGGGGCGCGATGTACGGCGATCTCTACGAGAAAGGCCTCAAGGCGGTCACGGTCTCGGTGCGGCGGACGCCGGCGGAGTCGATGCCCCCGAACGTCAAGAGCTTAAACTACCTGAACAATATCCTCGCCAAGATCGAGGCGAACTACAAGGGCGGCGACGAAGCGATCTTCTTCGACACGAACGGCTACGTCTCGGAGGGCTCGGGCGACAATATCTTCGTCGTCAAGAACGGCGAGATCATCACGCCGCCGACCCTGAACAACCTGCGCGGGATCACCCGGCTGGTCGTCCTCGAGATCGCCCGCTCGCTCGGGATCACGGTCCGGGAGCAGAACCTCGGCTACTACGATCTCTACTCCGCCGACGAGGTCTTCGTGACGGGAACGGCGGCTGAAGTCGCCCCGATTCGCGATATCGACGGCCGTGTCATCGGTACCGGCAAGCCAGGCCCCATCACCCGGCAGATGATGGCGGCCTTCAAGCACGTGACCGAGACGGAAGGCACGCCGATAGAGTGA
- a CDS encoding methanogenesis marker 9 domain-containing protein: MMEAYDRFELVINDRIVKTPIAIASMAGIVDAAYVLERADHIGAAFIGGYSIDRRTLDASEELARQGRREFLYDDPVEELGRQIKLLEKSDVVPGINLRGSTPAAYREIAEAFEESVVYEIDAHCRQPAMVEAGCGEYLLHHPQALTETIRALKAAGVTVSVKIRAGVAADDRALARTCWKAGADILHVDLMDFGHQKLRQIRNACPLTLIANNGITTFDKAMDLFARGADLVSLARGSDTWTLSGLDAAITRSADENGWYNAPKQLCRGGDIRSLTFCCMPVKNCPLIPMLEKIGLTRDDYVKFKQEAVKGTPLAEGNSTCFGSLAWCCKASSPCMFRNMTLQKMGISIQDYMRYKHRLSDKIMHRLFDDGSAADTV, from the coding sequence ATGATGGAAGCGTATGATCGTTTTGAGCTCGTCATAAACGATCGAATTGTTAAAACGCCGATTGCGATTGCGTCCATGGCGGGGATCGTGGATGCGGCCTATGTGCTCGAACGCGCAGACCACATAGGAGCGGCGTTCATCGGAGGCTACTCCATCGATCGCCGGACACTCGACGCAAGCGAGGAACTGGCTCGTCAGGGGCGACGGGAATTTCTCTACGACGACCCGGTGGAGGAGCTCGGGCGTCAGATCAAACTTCTGGAGAAGAGCGACGTCGTGCCCGGCATCAACCTCCGCGGCAGCACGCCCGCGGCATACCGGGAGATCGCAGAGGCGTTCGAGGAGAGCGTCGTCTACGAGATCGACGCGCACTGCAGGCAGCCTGCCATGGTCGAGGCGGGGTGCGGGGAGTACCTGCTGCACCACCCGCAAGCCCTCACCGAGACGATCCGCGCACTCAAGGCGGCCGGGGTGACCGTCTCGGTGAAGATCCGCGCCGGCGTCGCCGCCGACGACCGCGCCCTCGCCCGCACCTGCTGGAAGGCGGGCGCCGATATCCTGCACGTCGACCTGATGGACTTCGGGCACCAGAAACTCCGCCAGATCCGGAACGCCTGCCCGCTGACCCTCATCGCCAACAACGGTATCACCACCTTCGATAAAGCAATGGATCTCTTCGCCCGCGGCGCAGACCTCGTCTCCCTGGCGCGGGGTTCCGATACGTGGACGCTCTCCGGTCTCGATGCGGCGATAACCCGGTCCGCCGACGAAAACGGCTGGTACAACGCCCCGAAACAGCTCTGCCGCGGCGGAGACATCAGGTCGCTGACGTTCTGCTGCATGCCGGTCAAGAACTGTCCGCTCATTCCGATGCTCGAGAAGATCGGCCTCACCCGCGACGACTACGTGAAGTTCAAGCAGGAGGCGGTGAAGGGCACGCCGCTCGCCGAAGGGAACAGCACCTGTTTCGGCAGCCTCGCGTGGTGCTGCAAGGCGAGTTCGCCCTGCATGTTCCGGAATATGACGCTCCAGAAGATGGGCATCTCGATTCAGGACTATATGCGCTACAAACACCGGCTTTCCGATAAGATAATGCACAGGTTGTTCGATGACGGATCTGCCGCTGACACGGTCTGA
- the cfbA gene encoding sirohydrochlorin nickelochelatase, which translates to MSKKGMLLVGHGSKLPHNKELIETTAQLIAERSDEYIVKPGFMSLNTPSVADQLEAFRSEDIEMLVVVPLFLAKGVHINQDIPEIIGLAPGTRKGTFQKNGTSIPLVYADPIGSDPLLAELMLKNAEDAARLV; encoded by the coding sequence ATGAGTAAGAAAGGAATGTTACTGGTCGGCCACGGAAGCAAGCTCCCCCACAACAAGGAACTGATCGAGACGACGGCACAGCTCATCGCCGAGCGGTCCGACGAGTACATCGTCAAGCCCGGTTTCATGAGCCTCAACACGCCGAGCGTCGCGGATCAGCTCGAGGCGTTCCGGAGCGAAGATATCGAGATGCTCGTCGTGGTGCCGCTCTTCCTCGCAAAAGGCGTCCACATCAACCAGGATATCCCCGAGATCATCGGCCTTGCACCGGGCACCCGGAAGGGCACCTTCCAGAAGAACGGCACGTCCATCCCGCTCGTCTACGCTGACCCCATCGGCAGCGACCCTCTGCTCGCCGAACTGATGCTGAAAAACGCAGAAGACGCTGCACGCCTGGTATAA
- a CDS encoding fasciclin domain-containing protein, with translation MANIFEILQDDGRFGRFLEIVAFIDKEETLRSEGPMTLFAPVDSAFDEIPEPNRSMILNDKQMLWHLFDFMQIGEHKYEIADLADRKILQTVEGNTIEVQKTSEGYMVETAKVIEENKEADNGIIHVVDKVPFATLSQAYEAYAKTGE, from the coding sequence ATGGCGAATATCTTTGAGATTTTACAGGATGACGGACGGTTCGGGAGATTCCTCGAGATCGTCGCGTTTATCGACAAAGAGGAGACGCTCCGGAGCGAAGGCCCGATGACGCTCTTCGCGCCGGTCGATTCCGCGTTCGATGAGATCCCTGAACCGAACCGCTCGATGATCTTAAACGACAAACAGATGCTCTGGCACCTCTTCGACTTCATGCAGATCGGGGAGCACAAGTACGAGATAGCCGACCTTGCGGACAGGAAGATCTTACAGACCGTCGAAGGGAACACGATCGAGGTGCAGAAGACCAGCGAAGGGTATATGGTGGAGACCGCAAAGGTCATCGAGGAGAACAAAGAGGCCGACAACGGCATCATCCACGTCGTCGACAAGGTTCCGTTCGCCACGCTCTCGCAGGCGTACGAGGCCTACGCCAAGACCGGAGAGTAA
- a CDS encoding DUF447 domain-containing protein — MGLLTEGINEVIATTRGNAAPMGIICRGASPHMVLFRGSHTAENVVRDGWIVANFVYDPVLYVRTAFDDLPKEAFLEEEVCGRMMQRLADAEAWIAFDAAVERSSSEAHVVRLTPLREEVVSLRLHPVNRGFNSIVDATVHATRYVRTGDPWLGDLIGHHAGLVRKCGGARELEALDLLQQYIERQAPR, encoded by the coding sequence GTGGGACTGCTGACTGAAGGGATCAACGAGGTTATCGCGACCACCCGCGGCAACGCAGCGCCGATGGGTATCATCTGCAGGGGAGCGAGCCCCCACATGGTGCTCTTCCGCGGCAGCCACACCGCCGAGAACGTCGTGCGGGACGGATGGATCGTGGCGAACTTCGTCTACGACCCGGTGCTCTACGTCAGAACGGCCTTTGACGATCTCCCGAAAGAGGCTTTTCTCGAAGAGGAGGTCTGCGGGCGGATGATGCAGCGCCTCGCCGACGCCGAGGCCTGGATCGCGTTCGACGCGGCGGTCGAGCGGTCGAGCAGCGAGGCTCACGTCGTCCGCCTCACACCGCTCCGCGAGGAGGTCGTATCGCTCCGCCTGCACCCGGTGAACCGGGGGTTCAACAGCATCGTGGACGCCACGGTGCACGCCACCCGCTACGTCAGGACGGGCGATCCGTGGCTTGGCGATCTCATCGGGCACCATGCAGGCCTCGTCAGGAAGTGCGGCGGCGCCCGTGAGCTGGAGGCGCTCGACCTGCTGCAGCAGTACATAGAGAGACAGGCGCCCCGCTAG
- the cfbB gene encoding Ni-sirohydrochlorin a,c-diamide synthase, giving the protein MKTFLVAGDRSGSGKTSITLALSALLAREREVQTFKVGMDYIDPSYLTGVTGRPCRNLDGYVMTPEESRMVFDHGCRGADTAVVEGVRGLFEGAEALTDLGSTAGIAKQLDLPVILVINARSITRSAAAIVKGFMAFDPNVRIKGVILNNITGSRHREKAVAAVEHYCGIPVVGTIPRTEEMELAMRHLGLVPYREGTEHDAFHRRIDLITEKIGEHVDLGLLEELAEDRAPPGEPEAFFAAPEPDIRIGVALDEAFNFYYSDLFDVLAAVGAKVVPFSPIHDSLPEADGYILGGGYPELFGPELEANTSLSEALREESRRGTPIYAECGGLIYLTERLVLKPGFQGSEQQQVYDMAGVFPGETRMPSRRMLGYVVGTSDAASPLGAAAFKGHEFHYSDVRLGDGVRYAYRLSRGGGIEGGLDGAVVDRTLGSYTHLHPVTSRGMFSHFADQCRTRN; this is encoded by the coding sequence ATGAAGACGTTCCTGGTCGCCGGAGACCGGTCGGGGAGCGGGAAGACGAGCATCACGCTCGCCCTTTCAGCCCTCCTTGCGCGGGAGCGGGAGGTGCAGACCTTTAAGGTCGGGATGGACTATATCGATCCCTCCTACCTCACCGGCGTCACCGGCCGGCCGTGCCGGAACCTGGACGGCTACGTGATGACCCCGGAAGAGAGCCGCATGGTCTTCGATCACGGCTGCCGGGGTGCGGACACGGCCGTCGTCGAAGGCGTCCGGGGACTCTTCGAGGGCGCAGAAGCGCTCACCGATCTCGGGAGCACGGCGGGGATCGCAAAACAGCTCGATCTTCCCGTCATTCTCGTCATCAACGCCCGGAGCATCACCCGGAGCGCGGCCGCGATCGTGAAAGGCTTTATGGCCTTCGATCCAAACGTCCGGATCAAGGGCGTCATCCTAAACAACATCACCGGGAGCCGCCACCGCGAGAAAGCGGTCGCCGCGGTCGAGCACTACTGCGGTATCCCGGTCGTCGGCACCATCCCCCGCACCGAGGAGATGGAGCTCGCGATGCGCCACCTCGGGCTCGTCCCCTACCGCGAGGGGACGGAACACGATGCATTCCACCGGCGGATCGACCTGATCACGGAGAAGATCGGCGAACACGTCGACCTCGGCCTTCTCGAAGAGCTCGCCGAGGACCGTGCGCCGCCGGGCGAGCCGGAGGCCTTCTTCGCGGCGCCCGAGCCCGACATCCGGATCGGCGTCGCCCTCGACGAGGCGTTCAACTTCTACTACTCGGACCTCTTCGACGTCCTCGCCGCCGTCGGGGCAAAGGTCGTCCCCTTCTCACCGATCCACGATTCCTTGCCCGAGGCGGACGGCTACATCCTCGGCGGGGGCTACCCGGAGCTCTTCGGCCCCGAACTCGAGGCGAACACATCCCTCAGCGAGGCGCTCCGCGAGGAGTCCCGGCGGGGCACGCCGATCTACGCCGAGTGCGGCGGGCTTATCTACCTCACGGAACGGCTCGTCCTCAAACCCGGGTTCCAGGGCTCGGAGCAGCAGCAGGTCTACGATATGGCCGGCGTCTTTCCGGGCGAGACCCGGATGCCCTCCCGGCGGATGCTCGGCTACGTTGTCGGGACGAGCGATGCGGCAAGCCCCCTCGGGGCGGCGGCCTTCAAGGGGCACGAGTTCCACTACAGCGACGTCCGGCTTGGGGACGGGGTGCGCTACGCCTACCGCCTCTCCCGGGGCGGCGGGATCGAGGGCGGCCTTGACGGGGCTGTCGTCGACCGGACGCTCGGGAGCTATACCCATCTCCACCCGGTGACGAGCCGGGGAATGTTTTCGCATTTCGCGGATCAGTGCCGCACCCGGAACTGA
- a CDS encoding fasciclin domain-containing protein, with protein sequence MKNIIETAKDDGRFNTLLKAIDAAGLTETLSNQGPFTVFAPTNGAFNQIPKDQLNSILSDKEQLSAILKYHVVSGKMMASDVTQQNSIQTLEGDSLTIDTSQGTVRVNNARITETDIECTNGVCHVIDSVLVPKKAEVPAQR encoded by the coding sequence ATGAAGAACATTATTGAAACGGCAAAAGACGACGGGCGGTTCAACACGCTCCTGAAAGCAATCGATGCGGCGGGCCTGACCGAGACTCTGAGCAACCAGGGGCCGTTCACGGTCTTCGCACCGACGAACGGGGCATTCAACCAGATCCCGAAAGACCAGCTGAACAGTATCCTGAGCGACAAAGAGCAGCTCTCTGCGATTCTGAAGTACCACGTCGTCTCCGGGAAGATGATGGCATCGGACGTCACCCAGCAGAACTCGATCCAGACGCTTGAGGGGGACAGTCTCACGATCGACACCTCGCAGGGAACGGTCCGGGTGAACAACGCACGGATCACCGAGACCGATATCGAATGCACAAACGGTGTCTGCCACGTCATCGATTCGGTTCTCGTCCCGAAGAAAGCCGAAGTTCCGGCACAGCGGTAA